From Cotesia glomerata isolate CgM1 linkage group LG2, MPM_Cglom_v2.3, whole genome shotgun sequence, a single genomic window includes:
- the LOC123259871 gene encoding uncharacterized protein LOC123259871: protein MNPKRLKFTVTESKFKFTVDHISKIKDSISSPQCVIQHLPWNIIVKPEYETQKERQPLGLSIICEGNNTKNWTCLADVQFSLYSSKKNRRPFSRQLQHLFSSGQCAAGFKNFISWQDLTDHKKSFITDNSIIFEVCVIPNIPDNESDELNNSLTEVRFRHTYKNILNMQEPLTLGPFIAYDLAWKILVKPPSMIVSVEPKSIGLFLQCNNEVHSDTWSCRARAVLGICSRTEKNDDTISRTIEHTFCSKRNTAGWDSLVLWKDLLDAGKQYIKDDSIIVQAHVFPEEFNLCAYLSVREATFWFTVKNISTLNEIQSSLPCFIANMPWKIRIGPVKINGQKSLSFFLNCNETNNVIAWSCNADAELRIVPCNDDQKPFTRKLFPRIYSVGHDSWGTKNFMMWDDLVNPEKGFIEDDSVIFEAYVKVID from the exons ATGAATCCaa AAAGACTTAAATTCACGGTGACCGagtcaaaatttaagtttacaGTGGATCatatttcgaaaataaaagattcaaTCTCATCACCTCAGTGTGTCATCCAGCATTTACCTTGGAATATTATTGTTAAGCCAGAGTATGAAACTCAGAAAGAAAGACAACCTCTTGGACTTTCTATTATTTGTGAAggaaataatacaaaaaattggaCGTGTCTGGCTGATGTTCAGTTTAGTTTATATtccagtaaaaaaaatcgaagacCATTTTCCCGAc AACTTCAACATTTGTTTAGCAGTGGTCAATGCGCTGcgggttttaaaaatttcatatcttGGCAAGATTTAACTGAtcacaaaaaaagttttattacagataattctataatttttgag gTTTGTGTAATACCAAACATACCTGATAATGAATCTGATGAat taaataatTCGCTGACAGAAGTGAGATTTCGGCAtacttacaaaaatattttgaatatgcAAGAACCACTTACGCTAGGCCCATTTATAGCATATGATTTAGCATGGAAGATTTTGGTGAAGCCGCCATCAATGATAGTATCAGTTGAACCAAAGTCTATTGGATTATTTTTACAGTGCAACAATGAAGTTCATTCGGATACCTGGAGCTGTCGTGCCCGAGCTGTATTAGGAATATGTTCTAGGACAGAAAAAAACGATGATACTATTTCTCGaa CAATTGAACATACGTTTTGCAGTAAAAGGAACACAGCAGGTTGGGATAGTTTGGTGTTGTGGAAAGATTTATTAGATGCTGGTAAACAGTATATCAAAGACGACTCGATTATTGTTcag GCTCACGTTTTTCCAGAAGAGTTTAATTTATGtg cGTATTTAAGCGTAAGGGAAGCAACATTTTGgtttacagtaaaaaatatttccacaTTAAATGAAATTCAGTCTTCATTGCCATGCTTTATAGCAAATATGCCATGGAAAATAAGAATAGGTCCCGTTAAAATCAACGGACAGAAGTCACTCagtttctttttaaattgtaacGAGACAAACAACGTAATAGCATGGAGTTGTAATGCCGACGCGGAATTACGTATTGTTCCTTGTAATGATGACCAGAAACCTTTTACCAGAAAACTGTTTCCAAGAATTTATTCGGTTGGACATGATAGCTGGGGAACTAAAAACTTCATGATGTGGGATGATTTAGTAAATCCAGAGAAGGGTTTCATTGAAGATGATTCTGTTAtatttgaa GCATACGTCAAAGTTATTGATTAA
- the LOC123258773 gene encoding BTB and MATH domain-containing protein 38-like, producing MDSENSQLTTVTESTFQFTVENVSELKTSVLSSPVICQHLPWNIVVKPNFETSIGKQPLGFFITCDGNDGNSSKDWMCQAAVEFSLYHCKKTRKPFTRRFSHMFCIERNTVGIENFLLWEEVIDDANGYVKDDSLTFEVCVMPELPDDKKADFSVTEVVFRHTLKNILNINKPVQLGPFTACDFAWKINVKLPSKKLLEKPHSLGLHLQCNREVFSNSWTCHARVELCLLSRKKIPEKLYRILQHQFSSRNNTVGVEDLILWKDLLNEDKGYIINDSIIVEVHVIPDKFDLKAYLNVTEATFWYTFESVSKINVSRLSPPCFIGNLPWRIKILPNKLKDGLAHSLFGCYIYCNEGNKSKSWGCNAIGELRIVSNQKGRQAFARKLLPHHFDGQHNNWGFDCFMLWKDVINPSVGFIQNDSITIEACVRIIGEPSETILIT from the exons ATGGActcag agAACTCTCAGTTGACTACTGTGACAGAATCAACGTTCCAGTTCACAGTAGAAAACGTTTCTGAATTAAAAACATCAGTTTTATCATCACCAGTGATATGCCAACACCTCCCATGGAACATTGTGGTAAagccaaattttgaaacaaGCATTGGTAAACAACCTCTCGGGTTTTTTATTACATGTGATGGAAATGATGGAAACTCTTCAAAAGACTGGATGTGTCAAGCTGCCGTTGAATTTAGTCTGTACCATTGTAAAAAAACCCGAAAACCATTCACACgaa GATTTTCACATATGTTTTGTATTGAAAGAAATACTGTCggtattgaaaattttctactctGGGAAGAAGTCATTGATGATGCTAACGGTTATGTCAAGGATGATTCTCTTACTTTTGAG GTTTGTGTAATGCCTGAATTGCCCGACgataaaaaag ctGATTTCTCTGTAACTGAAGTTGTGTTCCGACATAccctgaaaaatattttaaatatcaacaaGCCAGTACAACTAGGGCCGTTTACAGCTTGCGATTTTGCTTggaaaattaatgttaaactaccatctaaaaaattactagaaaAACCTCATTCTCTTGGACTTCACCTTCAATGCAACAGAGAAGTTTTCTCAAATAGTTGGACATGCCATGCTCGAGTTGAATTATGCTTACTCTCTCGAAAGAAAATTCCAGAAAAATTGTATCGAA TATTGCAACATCAATTTTCAAGTAGAAACAACACAGTAGGAGTTGAAGATCTAATTTTGTGGAAAGATTTATTGAATGAGGACAAAGGGTATATTATAAATGACTCCATCATTGTTGag gTACACGTGATTCCGGATAAATTTGATTTGAAAG CTTACTTAAATGTAACTGAAGCAACATTTTGGTATACATTTGAAAGTGtgtcaaaaataaatgtatctAGACTGTCACCGCCATGTTTCATCGGGAATTTACCGTggagaataaaaattctaccgaataaattaaaagacgGACTTGCACATTCTTTATTCGGATGTTACATATATTGTAACGAAGGAAACAAATCCAAGAGTTGGGGTTGTAATGCCATAGGAGAATTACGCATAGTCTCAAATCAAAAAGGAAGACAAGCTTTTGCTCGAA AATTGCTTCCACATCACTTCGATGGGCAACACAATAACTGGGGGTTTGATTGTTTCATGCTGTGGAAGGATGTAATAAATCCGAGTGTGGGTTTCATACAAAATGATTCAATCACTATTGAg GCATGCGTCAGGATCATTGGTGAACCTTCTGAAACCATTCTTATAACTTAA